Below is a window of Acidobacteriota bacterium DNA.
GAAACTCGGTGATGGGAGAAGTTTTGTTCCATTCCTGCACGCGAGTGAGAACCCGATTCCTGACGATGTTGCCTCCCGCTTCGTTGGTCTCGACGAGGGCCACCAGAAACTCATCTCCGCCCATGCGAACTACAAAATCGGAGCCGCGGATCGAACTCTTCAGAATGCCGCCCACCTCCGCCAGCACTAAATCTCCAAACAAGTGGCCGAAGCGCGTGTTGACGGTCTTGAAGTTATCGGCATCGACGTAGAGGAAAGAAATTAAGGTCTTGTTTCGCTGCGCGCGCTTGATCTCTTTTTCCAGCATCTCGTTCTGACCCGCCCGAGATTTTGTACCAATCCTTGTGAGAGAGTTTACA
It encodes the following:
- a CDS encoding GGDEF domain-containing protein — its product is MGTKSRAGQNEMLEKEIKRAQRNKTLISFLYVDADNFKTVNTRFGHLFGDLVLAEVGGILKSSIRGSDFVVRMGGDEFLVALVETNEAGGNIVRNRVLTRVQEWNKTSPITEFQLSLSCGVQELKPNESFDDAMALVDRKMYAAKSAGKQE